A genomic region of Leptospira bourretii contains the following coding sequences:
- a CDS encoding discoidin domain-containing protein, protein MKDHLIRTSHPYSLPIKSVSTSGTFEIKNEEFLSFFEEKEQSSLSSIIFKFDDVVYFNGIELLPGKDGLDFFPDSFRFELSHDGKYWEPILQESSFRKSFKTSAKWLFSLTSARYVKFVSKISRKASNGKNRISFGQLKILITGVQSIQASSELDRLAVKENLFDTRPDYGWSSKKKEEPEEEYLILDMGSVNRIEEMRMLTKNDPTTNFPERFVTYYSEDDITWHQLHEENFFLSEPGTWYKWRFSPVNLRYLKLVFFQEKQQNKKDYVTEVIELELYSSPDKKDYGGPAREPLPYASVLRSGIIRLAVDGEVKEGVVVQANDRRLRDATTEYRGIVELASDGEEKPGVAVQGNDKRLKIATELTHGLVRLSRSGEARPGLVVQSDDERLRSASTDHPGIVELALDGETRPGVVVQGNDSRLRVATKKSVGLVQLADAGEVAVDKVVTGDDPRLRDATTTAKGIVQLASNGGEEPNTVVQGNDKRLKHASTELHGIVQLAHSGETKPGAVVQGNDKRLAKAGFQDAGIVLLANHGEAVPGKVVLSDDPRLSDKRDPKPHTHPYAEKEHDYNSHTGLLKITGEAAASSKGFVPPQANDAIIFGKNTKVGTGVVGVSIGTGVSGFGDSVGVFGISKGQTPKQSAGILGAGTTAPGGRFVSQSDFALIVDGKGIPEIELSGSGKAIYANGESLFEGNLRITKEGGEECIARYFRLDGKDVVTAGDLLTATEEPGVLGRSKHPYSTNVIGVSVANAHVVFGKQEKAVEYVLVALLGMTKIHVDATQVPIYPGDLLVSGLSSGHAVKADPAKLKPGMLVAKAIEACKRDKGSILCMLTFS, encoded by the coding sequence ATGAAAGATCATTTAATTCGCACAAGCCACCCCTACTCTTTGCCCATCAAATCAGTGTCCACCTCTGGAACCTTTGAAATCAAAAACGAAGAATTTTTATCCTTTTTCGAAGAAAAGGAACAGTCTTCTCTTTCCTCCATCATCTTTAAGTTTGATGATGTTGTGTATTTTAATGGGATCGAACTTCTACCTGGCAAAGACGGGTTGGATTTTTTCCCCGATTCTTTCCGATTTGAGTTATCACATGATGGGAAGTATTGGGAGCCGATTTTACAAGAATCTTCTTTTCGAAAATCCTTTAAAACTTCTGCCAAATGGCTGTTTTCTCTCACTAGCGCTCGTTATGTGAAGTTTGTTTCCAAAATTTCAAGAAAGGCAAGTAACGGAAAAAATCGGATCAGTTTTGGGCAATTGAAAATCCTCATCACGGGAGTTCAGTCCATCCAGGCGAGTTCGGAATTGGATCGTTTGGCTGTAAAAGAAAATCTTTTTGATACAAGACCTGATTATGGATGGTCTTCTAAAAAGAAGGAAGAACCAGAAGAAGAGTATTTAATTTTGGATATGGGCTCAGTGAATCGTATTGAAGAAATGCGAATGCTCACAAAAAACGATCCAACCACAAATTTTCCAGAACGTTTTGTTACTTATTATAGTGAAGATGATATCACTTGGCACCAGTTGCATGAAGAAAACTTCTTTTTGTCTGAACCTGGGACTTGGTATAAATGGAGATTTTCACCTGTTAACTTAAGGTATTTGAAACTAGTTTTTTTCCAAGAGAAACAGCAGAATAAAAAAGATTATGTGACGGAAGTCATTGAGCTTGAATTGTATTCTAGTCCAGATAAAAAAGATTACGGTGGGCCTGCAAGAGAACCTCTGCCTTATGCATCCGTCCTGCGATCGGGTATTATCCGTTTGGCGGTGGATGGAGAGGTAAAAGAAGGTGTTGTGGTCCAGGCAAACGATAGACGTCTACGTGATGCCACTACCGAATACCGAGGAATCGTCGAATTGGCTTCTGATGGGGAAGAAAAACCTGGTGTCGCTGTCCAAGGAAATGATAAACGCCTAAAAATTGCCACTGAACTCACTCATGGATTGGTAAGATTGTCTCGGAGTGGAGAAGCAAGGCCAGGACTTGTGGTCCAGTCAGATGATGAACGTTTGCGGAGTGCTTCCACGGATCATCCTGGGATCGTGGAGCTTGCGTTAGACGGAGAGACTCGGCCTGGAGTTGTTGTCCAAGGGAATGATTCCCGGTTGCGAGTGGCCACAAAAAAATCAGTTGGTTTGGTGCAACTGGCGGATGCGGGTGAAGTTGCCGTTGATAAAGTGGTTACTGGTGATGACCCTCGATTGAGAGATGCAACAACAACTGCAAAAGGGATTGTGCAACTTGCATCTAACGGTGGGGAAGAGCCAAACACTGTTGTCCAAGGAAATGATAAACGTTTGAAACATGCTAGTACGGAACTTCATGGGATTGTGCAGCTTGCGCACTCCGGTGAAACTAAACCAGGTGCTGTTGTCCAAGGGAATGACAAACGTTTGGCGAAGGCAGGGTTCCAAGATGCAGGGATTGTCCTTCTTGCAAACCACGGTGAAGCAGTTCCTGGTAAGGTGGTGCTTTCAGATGATCCTCGTTTGTCTGACAAAAGAGATCCAAAACCGCATACACATCCTTATGCAGAAAAAGAACATGATTACAATTCCCATACCGGGTTATTAAAAATCACCGGGGAAGCAGCAGCTTCTTCTAAGGGTTTTGTCCCTCCACAAGCAAACGATGCGATCATTTTTGGAAAAAATACCAAGGTGGGAACAGGTGTTGTCGGTGTTTCTATCGGAACAGGTGTATCTGGGTTTGGTGATTCTGTTGGTGTATTTGGGATTTCCAAAGGGCAGACACCAAAACAGTCTGCAGGGATTTTAGGTGCCGGCACTACGGCACCAGGCGGACGATTTGTATCACAATCCGATTTTGCATTGATTGTTGACGGGAAAGGTATTCCCGAAATTGAACTTTCTGGTTCTGGAAAAGCAATTTATGCTAACGGAGAATCTTTGTTTGAAGGAAATCTTCGCATCACAAAAGAAGGTGGTGAGGAATGTATTGCTAGATACTTCCGTCTGGATGGCAAAGATGTGGTGACAGCAGGAGATCTATTGACTGCCACCGAAGAACCTGGTGTGCTTGGAAGGTCCAAACATCCCTACTCCACCAATGTCATTGGTGTTTCTGTGGCCAATGCCCATGTTGTTTTTGGAAAACAAGAAAAAGCAGTGGAATATGTACTTGTTGCTTTGCTTGGAATGACTAAGATCCATGTGGATGCGACACAAGTGCCAATTTATCCAGGGGATCTTTTGGTATCAGGTTTATCTTCAGGTCATGCTGTTAAAGCAGACCCGGCAAAATTGAAACCGGGAATGCTTGTGGCAAAAGCCATTGAAGCCTGTAAACGAGACAAAGGAAGTATCCTTTGTATGTTAACTTTCTCCTAA
- a CDS encoding helix-turn-helix domain-containing protein, with amino-acid sequence MPSQAISLLASEKTGKDWMESVLPNLWGGLCTELGFSAGVVVLKAENEDSFYESSSFGYGEDGFYYSFLNRDSLHWEELMHSQEPVFFSGTEFELFGKKTNAMAVSIRFGEKKIGFLLVEIENPSAVPTGIFISLFAEKIGMEWGRTKPQGKLSLANVEENSHALYRKEIPNLDLAISEFSKQKILTILGPSGAGKKSLAKWIHQNQLPGAPFLVVESLPEHFGKLEKALSVWGSESRNGSLVLVGVHTWNLGQQQILSDWWFKSGHSGSLFLLGPEEMGQELLPEFERFLRKNSLVLPSLRFLPKAKLQILVQSIFEELSGSQNRSGLQLGATSLQELVSRSYSENFTDLRNAILTGILTCRSNQVELSDLEPGRSKMDLEIPDAEDLDLRRGTEALERQKILLAMRIFSGNQIRMAKALGISRGSLQYKMKQLGLM; translated from the coding sequence ATGCCTTCCCAAGCCATTTCCCTACTTGCCTCTGAGAAAACGGGCAAGGATTGGATGGAATCTGTCCTTCCCAATCTATGGGGAGGGTTATGTACTGAGCTTGGATTCTCTGCAGGTGTCGTCGTTTTGAAAGCAGAGAATGAAGATTCGTTTTATGAATCTTCTAGTTTTGGGTACGGTGAAGATGGGTTTTATTATTCTTTTTTGAATCGGGATTCTTTGCATTGGGAAGAGTTGATGCACTCCCAGGAACCGGTATTTTTTTCGGGAACAGAGTTTGAATTGTTTGGGAAAAAGACAAATGCCATGGCAGTTTCGATTCGCTTCGGGGAAAAGAAAATCGGGTTTCTTCTGGTTGAAATAGAGAACCCTTCCGCGGTACCGACAGGTATCTTCATTTCTCTTTTTGCAGAAAAAATCGGGATGGAATGGGGGAGAACAAAACCCCAAGGTAAACTCTCTCTGGCCAATGTAGAAGAAAATTCGCATGCCTTATACCGTAAGGAAATTCCAAATTTGGATCTGGCAATTTCAGAGTTTTCGAAACAAAAAATCCTTACCATCCTTGGCCCTTCTGGAGCGGGGAAAAAAAGTTTGGCCAAATGGATCCACCAAAACCAGCTGCCAGGTGCACCTTTTTTGGTAGTCGAATCTTTGCCTGAACATTTCGGGAAACTGGAAAAGGCCCTTTCTGTTTGGGGGAGTGAGTCTCGGAATGGAAGTTTGGTCTTAGTTGGAGTTCATACTTGGAATTTGGGACAACAACAAATTCTCTCCGATTGGTGGTTTAAGTCAGGCCATTCGGGGTCCTTATTTTTACTCGGACCGGAAGAAATGGGCCAAGAATTATTACCTGAATTTGAAAGATTTTTACGAAAAAATTCGTTGGTACTACCATCCCTAAGGTTCCTTCCAAAAGCGAAATTGCAGATTTTGGTTCAGTCCATATTTGAAGAACTGAGTGGTTCTCAAAACCGATCGGGGTTGCAGTTGGGGGCGACGAGTTTGCAAGAATTGGTATCTAGATCGTATTCAGAAAATTTCACCGATTTAAGAAATGCTATTTTGACTGGGATTCTGACTTGCAGGTCGAACCAGGTGGAACTTTCCGATTTGGAGCCTGGAAGATCGAAGATGGATTTGGAGATTCCAGATGCCGAAGATTTAGACTTGCGGCGTGGAACTGAGGCCTTAGAAAGGCAGAAGATTCTTCTGGCGATGCGGATATTTTCGGGCAACCAAATCCGGATGGCAAAGGCTTTGGGTATTTCGAGGGGCTCCCTCCAGTATAAAATGAAACAGCTTGGATTAATGTAA
- a CDS encoding MBOAT family O-acyltransferase — protein sequence MVDVFNRELKAERKFFSYLLFLSFFPQLVAGPIVTAKSFLPQIRRPFSFVRIPILFAIFLILLGLFKKMVLADHLGETSDFVFLRPQEVSTKSLWVGMFAYSMQIYCDFSGYTDIAQGTALLFGFRLPENFRMPYLASGFSEFWTRWHISLSQWLKKYIYFSLGGNRIGTLFTYRNLFLVMAIGGLWHGASWNFVIWGSCHGILLIIERWSSQHFVDLSFFWLRPIRIFGTFILVSLLWVFFRSPNFATALCYLQGLFSKKEGFSLPYTYEMNFLYCFLVIAIGHIWGSFYFKDNKQLLVGFKKWENSLEKTLFFGVLASISLILIVLFSADSKPFVYFVF from the coding sequence GTGGTTGATGTATTCAACCGAGAGCTAAAGGCAGAACGTAAATTTTTCTCTTATTTGCTATTTCTTTCTTTTTTCCCGCAGTTAGTGGCGGGGCCTATTGTGACGGCGAAGTCTTTTTTGCCACAAATTCGCAGGCCTTTCTCCTTTGTTCGGATCCCTATTCTTTTCGCCATATTTTTAATCCTATTAGGGCTTTTCAAAAAAATGGTTTTGGCAGACCATCTGGGAGAGACATCTGACTTTGTTTTTTTGCGACCACAAGAAGTTTCTACCAAATCTTTGTGGGTGGGGATGTTTGCTTATTCGATGCAAATATATTGTGATTTTTCTGGTTATACTGATATTGCCCAGGGCACGGCACTTCTTTTTGGGTTTCGACTGCCTGAGAATTTTCGAATGCCTTATCTTGCTTCTGGGTTTTCTGAATTCTGGACTCGTTGGCATATTTCTCTTTCCCAATGGCTTAAAAAATATATCTACTTTTCCTTAGGTGGGAATCGCATCGGGACTTTATTCACCTATAGAAATCTTTTTTTGGTGATGGCCATTGGTGGCCTTTGGCACGGGGCATCTTGGAACTTTGTCATCTGGGGCTCCTGTCACGGAATTTTATTGATCATTGAAAGATGGTCCTCGCAGCACTTCGTAGACCTTTCTTTCTTTTGGCTACGGCCGATCCGAATTTTTGGAACTTTTATTTTGGTGAGTTTGCTTTGGGTTTTCTTCCGAAGTCCAAATTTCGCCACTGCTCTGTGCTACCTACAGGGCCTTTTTTCAAAAAAAGAGGGTTTTTCGCTACCTTATACTTATGAAATGAATTTTCTTTACTGCTTTTTAGTCATTGCCATTGGTCATATTTGGGGAAGTTTTTACTTTAAGGACAATAAGCAGTTGTTAGTTGGTTTTAAAAAATGGGAAAATTCCTTAGAAAAAACGCTTTTTTTTGGGGTTTTGGCTTCGATTTCCCTCATTCTGATTGTTTTATTTTCAGCCGATAGCAAACCGTTTGTGTATTTTGTTTTTTAG
- a CDS encoding phosphatidylinositol phospholipase: protein MSQPKRVAFQKFLNAMRKLSTEVNDSEICKRLEILMATSKDDLPLAHVNQLLQDAKNFDPKTIPEPYTQYVRHFIYMVKRNGRVPSDLLSGEDDRASDRSGAKSSRKPTLANGTKGKRTSAKSTTPVKKGKSSSKPTSKKA, encoded by the coding sequence ATGTCTCAGCCGAAGCGAGTTGCCTTCCAAAAATTTCTCAACGCCATGCGAAAACTCTCTACCGAAGTCAATGACTCGGAGATCTGCAAACGATTGGAAATTCTTATGGCAACCAGTAAGGATGACCTCCCTCTGGCGCATGTCAACCAGCTCCTCCAGGATGCAAAAAACTTCGATCCCAAAACCATCCCAGAGCCATACACCCAGTATGTCCGACACTTCATCTACATGGTCAAACGCAATGGCCGAGTACCCAGTGATCTTTTATCTGGAGAAGACGACAGAGCCTCAGACCGCTCTGGTGCAAAGTCCTCTAGAAAGCCTACACTTGCAAATGGCACAAAAGGCAAACGAACCTCCGCAAAATCCACAACTCCTGTAAAAAAGGGGAAGTCTTCCTCTAAACCCACTTCTAAAAAAGCCTAG
- a CDS encoding helix-turn-helix domain-containing protein encodes MTDIIDSGVWAGLSHAAKTLYPVLLKFSDYNFKPVWPNTETLMRLTGFKTKKSIVSAKKELTQAGLLYQVPGSGRTSTRYHFSFHYEGSKITPLGDTNITPRDFETGSSEGAKPSLKGGADGTPNHINITISNTNNAPAVPALSEMAKEKGEKIGFENLVTLFGPDIALEAYKKAVSLHMESDSSYLQSLCRELVSLQRQEVIKTGQKSSNEDILSHPASWAGFLTWASKELTQSSWNQLERMQVQIDGNVIVVGSPLQGHLRQIVQMYFTERVKPSVLVVFSEKEEGSRLSEIR; translated from the coding sequence ATGACCGACATCATAGATTCTGGTGTTTGGGCAGGCCTATCCCATGCCGCCAAAACCCTTTACCCGGTTCTATTGAAATTCAGTGACTATAACTTTAAACCCGTTTGGCCCAATACCGAAACTTTGATGAGGCTCACGGGTTTCAAAACCAAAAAATCCATTGTCTCCGCCAAAAAGGAGCTCACTCAGGCAGGCCTACTCTACCAAGTCCCGGGAAGCGGAAGAACCTCGACCCGATACCATTTTTCCTTCCACTATGAGGGTTCCAAAATTACCCCCCTGGGGGATACGAACATCACCCCCAGGGATTTCGAAACGGGATCCTCTGAGGGGGCAAAACCGTCGCTTAAGGGGGGTGCAGATGGGACCCCTAACCATATTAATATAACTATATCTAATACAAACAATGCTCCGGCAGTGCCGGCTCTTTCGGAGATGGCGAAGGAAAAGGGAGAAAAAATTGGGTTCGAGAATTTGGTCACTTTATTCGGCCCGGACATTGCTTTAGAAGCATATAAGAAAGCTGTTTCTTTGCATATGGAATCCGATAGCTCCTATCTCCAATCCCTCTGTCGCGAACTGGTTTCCTTGCAACGACAAGAAGTGATTAAAACTGGGCAGAAATCTTCAAATGAAGATATTCTTTCCCATCCTGCTTCTTGGGCAGGGTTTCTTACTTGGGCGAGCAAAGAGCTGACCCAATCTTCTTGGAACCAATTGGAGCGGATGCAAGTGCAAATCGATGGAAATGTCATTGTGGTTGGCTCACCCCTCCAAGGACATTTACGCCAAATTGTTCAAATGTATTTTACGGAGCGAGTGAAACCAAGCGTCCTTGTTGTGTTTTCCGAAAAAGAAGAAGGATCTCGCCTCAGTGAAATTCGATAG
- a CDS encoding AZOBR_p60025 family cell surface glycopolymer formation protein, with translation MQNGSVKLYQLCFLLVFYILGVGGLIFFKTAPYDHSLSALIGIWEGFYEINPNLVDSNFVIYKSGGYDGQFFYLLAKDLFVSSDWDLIVDSYHFRFHRLGLSLLAGSISNLVGFSYYPMVTLAILFSTFLISVFCLYSLLPESQKWYVIFYLFSPFSLNANLLLVADSLFVSFGIIAFYFFKNKKDFLAIFFFFMMVITRELGVLFLIPIIFKALEEKKWGQMFAYSIPGFAFLCLVIFGLIHPPNHLGTNPLGFKDMTDFPLFGFFKSFQENGSFQFKPKEFPKILFFISLISITVVSVQSLKNNFSKNINVLVSIFGSLFVILIAEQGYWRSFDNLSRMFTLILPFSLLLENTFKNLFLRFFLGISFSLFVFLMIRILWITPTKEFFFSL, from the coding sequence TTGCAAAATGGAAGTGTGAAGCTCTACCAACTTTGTTTTCTTTTGGTTTTTTACATTTTGGGAGTAGGGGGGCTCATATTTTTTAAGACAGCTCCCTATGACCACTCCCTCTCCGCATTGATCGGAATTTGGGAAGGATTTTACGAAATCAACCCCAATCTGGTCGATTCAAATTTTGTAATCTACAAATCAGGCGGGTATGATGGTCAATTCTTCTACCTTCTCGCAAAAGATCTGTTTGTTTCCTCAGATTGGGATCTCATTGTTGACTCTTACCACTTCCGCTTTCATCGTCTAGGTCTTTCTCTTTTAGCAGGGAGCATTTCAAATCTAGTCGGGTTTTCTTATTACCCGATGGTGACACTCGCTATCCTATTCTCCACTTTTTTAATTTCTGTCTTTTGTTTGTATTCCTTACTACCAGAATCCCAAAAATGGTATGTTATCTTTTATTTGTTTTCTCCTTTTTCATTAAATGCAAATTTACTTTTGGTTGCCGATTCGCTTTTTGTAAGTTTCGGAATCATTGCATTTTATTTTTTTAAAAACAAAAAAGATTTTTTGGCTATATTCTTTTTTTTCATGATGGTGATCACTCGAGAACTAGGAGTATTATTTTTAATTCCTATCATTTTCAAAGCGTTGGAAGAAAAAAAATGGGGACAGATGTTTGCCTATTCTATTCCAGGATTCGCATTTCTTTGTTTGGTGATTTTTGGACTCATCCATCCACCAAACCATTTGGGAACAAACCCGCTAGGGTTCAAAGATATGACAGACTTTCCTTTGTTTGGATTTTTTAAAAGTTTTCAAGAGAATGGCTCTTTTCAGTTCAAACCAAAAGAATTTCCAAAAATCCTGTTTTTTATCTCACTCATTTCCATTACCGTCGTCTCTGTCCAATCTCTAAAAAACAATTTTTCGAAGAATATCAATGTACTTGTATCTATATTTGGAAGTTTGTTTGTCATCCTCATTGCGGAACAAGGTTATTGGAGATCTTTTGATAACTTGAGTCGTATGTTTACACTCATTTTACCTTTTTCATTGTTGCTAGAAAATACCTTCAAAAATCTTTTTTTGCGTTTTTTCCTAGGCATATCTTTCAGTTTGTTTGTATTTTTAATGATCAGGATCCTCTGGATCACACCAACAAAGGAGTTCTTTTTTAGCCTATGA
- a CDS encoding ParB/RepB/Spo0J family partition protein translates to MSSKSKRLGTLADIYQAENLDGTIRTIRMDRIEPSEYQPRQERKKGIEELAQTLKVDGLLQPIIVSRGEREGNYKIIAGERRYHAAKSLGWSEIECKILNRPDKEIYKLAVIENLQRENLSPYEEVDALLFLKNSHNYTDQELGDLFGKSRSYMTEVLSITSMSKEDLEKCKKNEIYNKNLLVQAAQAAKKGSLDEFLTLFHKGALKTVRDAKDFNKQAKTNESSPKTSLLSGYKIRRSGNGIQILSDDEILLGDIYKFIRKELVKKYGDSA, encoded by the coding sequence ATGAGCTCAAAAAGTAAACGCCTAGGAACACTTGCTGATATCTACCAGGCAGAAAATTTAGACGGGACCATCCGGACCATTCGGATGGACAGAATTGAACCCTCAGAATACCAACCAAGACAGGAACGTAAAAAGGGGATTGAAGAACTTGCCCAAACCTTAAAGGTCGATGGACTTTTGCAACCGATCATCGTATCCAGAGGTGAGAGGGAAGGTAACTACAAAATCATTGCAGGAGAGCGCAGGTACCACGCTGCCAAATCCTTGGGTTGGTCCGAAATCGAATGCAAAATCTTAAACCGCCCAGACAAAGAAATTTATAAACTGGCCGTCATTGAAAACCTACAAAGGGAAAACCTATCCCCTTACGAAGAAGTAGATGCCCTACTGTTCCTAAAAAATTCACACAATTACACGGACCAAGAATTAGGGGATCTTTTTGGGAAAAGTCGAAGTTATATGACGGAAGTGCTCTCGATCACATCCATGTCAAAAGAAGATCTAGAGAAATGCAAAAAGAACGAAATCTACAATAAGAACCTTTTGGTCCAAGCTGCCCAAGCCGCTAAAAAAGGAAGCCTGGATGAATTTTTAACTCTCTTTCACAAGGGAGCTTTAAAAACAGTCCGAGATGCAAAAGACTTCAACAAACAGGCCAAAACAAATGAATCCTCCCCAAAAACTTCCCTATTGTCTGGATACAAAATTCGCAGATCTGGCAATGGGATCCAAATTCTGTCGGATGACGAAATCCTACTAGGAGACATCTACAAATTCATCCGGAAAGAATTGGTCAAAAAATACGGCGACTCGGCATAA
- a CDS encoding 1,4-dihydroxy-6-naphthoate synthase, whose protein sequence is MISLAYSPCPNDTFLFYHLIRNTNYPVKEELYDVENLNEFAFQGKFPVTKLSFAAYFHIIEKYILLETGSALGRGCGPILVRKKNSKTDLTNYKQLYIPGMFTTANLLLSLYTNGTQKPTALRYDEIIPKVLSEEGSLGVIIHEERFTYEERGMEKVVDLGEWWEESTGYPIPLGAIAVRRDIPREVALQFQSNLRESLKAAYLEPKEMMDYIRSNSQNKDDAVIKSHINLYVNDFTKNLGNEGHGAVEYLLKRAIEAGFIKKPTSQPLFLGES, encoded by the coding sequence ATGATTTCTTTAGCCTATTCACCTTGTCCAAACGATACATTTCTTTTTTACCATTTGATCCGAAACACAAACTATCCAGTAAAAGAAGAATTATATGATGTGGAAAACTTAAACGAGTTTGCTTTCCAAGGGAAATTTCCTGTCACAAAACTTTCATTTGCAGCCTATTTCCATATTATCGAAAAATACATTTTATTAGAAACGGGATCAGCTTTAGGTAGGGGCTGTGGTCCCATTCTTGTTAGAAAAAAAAATTCCAAAACAGACCTAACCAATTATAAACAACTATATATCCCAGGGATGTTTACCACTGCGAATCTCTTATTATCCCTATATACAAACGGAACACAAAAACCAACTGCCCTTCGTTATGACGAAATTATTCCGAAGGTACTCAGTGAAGAAGGAAGTCTAGGTGTCATCATCCATGAAGAACGATTTACTTACGAAGAACGAGGAATGGAAAAAGTCGTCGATCTTGGGGAATGGTGGGAAGAATCAACCGGATACCCAATTCCCTTAGGTGCAATTGCAGTCCGAAGAGACATTCCACGTGAGGTAGCCCTCCAATTCCAATCGAATCTGAGAGAAAGCTTAAAAGCAGCCTACTTAGAACCAAAAGAAATGATGGATTATATCCGCTCTAACTCGCAAAACAAGGATGATGCGGTCATCAAATCACATATCAATCTATACGTGAATGATTTTACAAAAAACTTAGGAAATGAAGGGCATGGTGCAGTAGAATATCTACTCAAAAGAGCCATTGAGGCAGGTTTTATTAAAAAACCCACCTCACAACCTTTGTTTTTAGGAGAAAGTTAA
- a CDS encoding ParA family protein, producing MITIAVANQKGGEGKTTTSLNLAMGLARRNLKTLLIDMDPQANSTGIFLNPETVEKDLAHLFQNSANLKEIIAPAYNEHLWIAPSSMRLAEMETVSVNSVEAPYILRDSLSGIKDFEFVIIDCPPSLSIFTVNSLVAANYVLIPLQAEKFSMDGIMGLQQTISSIKKRINPDLEILGALITQLKPQTLLTKTILPVLTKYFRIFEHTISDGVAIGESHLAKKSVFDYNKTSRQSQEYEGFIEEVLNELKK from the coding sequence ATGATCACCATTGCAGTTGCAAACCAAAAAGGCGGAGAAGGAAAAACAACGACTTCTTTGAATCTTGCCATGGGATTGGCACGTCGAAATCTTAAGACCTTACTCATCGATATGGACCCGCAGGCAAATTCCACAGGGATTTTTCTGAACCCAGAAACTGTAGAAAAGGATTTGGCTCACCTATTCCAGAACTCAGCCAACCTAAAAGAAATCATCGCACCGGCGTATAACGAGCATTTGTGGATTGCGCCATCTAGCATGCGTTTGGCGGAAATGGAAACGGTGTCTGTCAACTCCGTTGAGGCTCCTTACATCCTAAGAGATTCCCTTTCTGGGATTAAGGATTTTGAATTTGTCATCATTGACTGCCCCCCCTCTCTTTCTATTTTTACCGTGAACAGTCTGGTTGCCGCCAACTACGTCCTCATCCCTCTCCAAGCAGAGAAATTCTCGATGGACGGAATTATGGGATTACAACAAACGATATCTTCGATCAAAAAAAGAATCAACCCTGACTTGGAAATTTTGGGAGCCCTCATCACCCAACTCAAACCCCAGACCTTACTCACAAAAACCATCCTACCGGTTTTGACAAAATACTTTCGAATCTTCGAACATACCATCTCCGACGGAGTGGCCATCGGAGAAAGCCACCTGGCAAAAAAATCTGTTTTCGATTATAACAAAACTTCTCGGCAGTCCCAGGAGTATGAAGGTTTTATTGAGGAGGTCTTAAATGAGCTCAAAAAGTAA